A stretch of the Musa acuminata AAA Group cultivar baxijiao chromosome BXJ2-7, Cavendish_Baxijiao_AAA, whole genome shotgun sequence genome encodes the following:
- the LOC103991701 gene encoding protein PSK SIMULATOR 1-like — MGVPKVLADLRARVGSIDPERPVVGILAFEVAAVMSRFVSLHRSLAEDEVRRLRTDMRSQGVAYLTSKDQLFLLRLACAELVAELDKAAAAVSRIAAKCQDPLLRGFDRIYDGLKAGVACPVLRGGRVAELERFGLGSTAKGVEKRVKRLERYVAATSLLYAEMEALNALEASERRMEQQWRRHSGPIPVQKPGVSPAPSPIQLELRSQRHKVRRLKKISLWNKTFDEAVDFMVRAVITVFARISAVFGPCVLGLPPLPDRSRPTLMLRGSPDFLGKHSSGPLEQPSKMDVPVLRNSAPMFMTNESLAKPFESLSSLLQAGPSTVGGSGLLSRYANVIVAAEKILITRSVEGHAAQNDEVVEEDAAAREELYHMMPSAMRASVRAKLRECWRSEGGTVDGSLAEGWKEAVGRILSWLGPVAHDTLRWQEERNIERHHRFHTRPRALLLQTLHFSDREKTEAAIVEVLVGLSCMCWYDDRGRELLRF; from the coding sequence ATGGGTGTTCCGAAGGTGCTCGCGGATCTCCGGGCCCGAGTGGGCAGCATCGACCCCGAGCGGCCCGTTGTCGGGATCCTCGCCTTCGAGGTGGCGGCCGTCATGTCGCGCTTCGTCTCCCTGCACCGCTCCCTCGCCGAGGACGAGGTCCGCCGGCTCCGCACCGATATGCGGTCCCAGGGCGTCGCTTATCTAACTTCCAAGGACCAGctcttcctcctccgcctcgCCTGCGCCGAGCTGGTGGCCGAGCTCGACAAGGCCGCCGCCGCCGTTTCCCGCATTGCTGCCAAGTGCCAAGATCCCCTCCTCCGGGGCTTTGATCGCATATACGATGGCCTCAAGGCCGGCGTGGCCTGCCCCGTTCTCAGGGGTGGCCGCGTCGCCGAATTGGAGAGGTTCGGGTTGGGCTCCACCGCGAAGGGGGTCGAGAAGCGAGTCAAGAGGTTGGAGAGGTACGTGGCGGCGACCTCCCTGCTGTACGCGGAGATGGAGGCGCTGAACGCGCTGGAGGCGTCGGAGCGGCGGATGGAGCAGCAGTGGCGGCGGCACAGCGGCCCGATCCCGGTGCAGAAGCCGGGCGTGTCGCCCGCACCTTCCCCCATCCAGCTCGAGCTCCGGTCCCAGCGTCACAAGGTCCGGCGGCTCAAGAAGATTTCCCTTTGGAACAAGACCTTCGATGAGGCGGTGGATTTCATGGTCCGCGCGGTGATCACTGTCTTCGCCAGGATCTCCGCTGTCTTCGGTCCCTGCGTCCTCGGCTTGCCTCCTCTACCGGACAGAAGCCGTCCGACTCTGATGCTCCGGGGTAGCCCAGATTTCCTCGGCAAACACTCGTCGGGGCCCCTGGAGCAACCGTCGAAGATGGATGTGCCCGTCTTGAGGAATTCAGCTCCCATGTTCATGACCAACGAATCGCTCGCAAAGCCATTCGAGAGTTTGAGCAGTTTGTTGCAAGCAGGTCCGAGCACCGTTGGCGGCTCGGGATTGTTGTCGCGGTACGCCAATGTGATCGTGGCCGCGGAGAAGATACTCATAACGAGGTCGGTCGAGGGCCACGCGGCACAAAACGacgaggtggtggaggaggacgcGGCGGCGAGGGAGGAGCTGTACCACATGATGCCGTCGGCGATGCGGGCCTCGGTGCGGGCCAAGCTGAGAGAGTGCTGGAGGAGTGAGGGCGGGACGGTGGACGGGTCGCTGGCGGAGGGGTGGAAGGAAGCGGTAGGGAGGATCCTGTCCTGGCTGGGGCCGGTGGCACACGACACCCTGCGGTGGCAGGAGGAGCGTAACATCGAGCGGCATCATCGGTTCCACACCCGGCCGAGGGCGCTGCTGCTGCAGACTTTGCACTTCTCGGACAGGGAAAAGACCGAGGCCGCCATCGTCGAGGTGCTCGTCGGGTTGAGCTGCATGTGCTGGTACGACGACCGGGGTCGTGAGCTTCTAAGGTTTTAA
- the LOC135617233 gene encoding uncharacterized protein LOC135617233, translating to MTTNVSAVYIHVVDDVISKVREEFVNYGAGESVLNELQALWEMKMMQCGALSDVERSSLRKNAAPITPVHDLNVPYEGPAEEYETPTAEMLFPPTPLQTPIQTPLPGTADTAMYNIPTGASDYAPSPISDIRNSIDLKAGRPSPYMQPPSPWMSQRPRGVDVNVAYVEGREEAGDSSHQSTQDFFVNSTGKRKRDDYASRLNSGGYVPQQDGSGDVTVELSLPQNAVAQGQKSSVRDGQGTANFKFYFNKDAKPTPVLPQHDGIHDDYDDIFQFQGVASEDYNTPGDHVELRAATPSVGTPKPGKNEAAEDDEPSLNEDDDDDELDDLDQEEDEPNTQHLVLALFDKVTRTKSRWKCTLKDGIMHLNNRDILFNKATGEFDF from the exons ATGACGACCAACGTCTCCGCCGTCTACATACATGTGGTGGACGACGTCATCAGCAAGGTTCGCGAGGAGTTCGTAAACTACGGCGCTGGGGAAAGCGTGCTGAACGAGCTTCAGGCG CTGTGGGAGATGAAGATGATGCAGTGCGGCGCGCTCAGCGACGTCGAGCGGTCTTCCCTGCGGAAGAATGCGGCCCCGATCACTCCGGTTCATGATCTGAACGTTCCGTACGAGGGACCGGCTGAGGAGTATGAGACCCCCACCGCGGAGATGCTCTTTCCACCT ACTCCCTTGCAAACTCCCATCCAGACTCCTCTGCCTGGAACGGCTGATACTGCGATGTACAACATACCCACAGGCGCCTCAGATTACGCGCCGTCTCCGATAAGTGATATCAGAAATAGCATCGATTTGAAAGCTGGAAGGCCAAGTCCGTACATG CAACCACCTTCTCCTTGGATGAGCCAAAGACCTCGTGGAGTTGACGTTAATGTAG CTTATGTTGAAGGGCGTGAAGAGGCTGGAGACTCTTCGCATCAATCCACTCAG GACTTTTTTGTGAATTCCACTGGAAAACGTAAAAGGGATGACTATGCTTCTCGCTTAAATTCAGGAGGTTATGTACCACAGCAAGATGGAAGTGGAGATGTGACAGTAGAGCTTTCTCTGCCGCAG AATGCGGTAGCCCAAGGTCAGAAGTCATCAGTTAGGGATGGGCAAGGAACTGCAAATTTCAAGTTCTATTTCAATAAGGATGCAAAACCAACTCCAGTGCTTCCTCAGCATGATGGAATACATGATGACTATGATGAT ATATTTCAATTCCAAGGAGTTGCCAGTGAAGACTACAATACACCTGGAGATCATG TTGAACTACGCGCTGCTACCCCATCTGTTGGCACACCAAAACCAGGTAAAAATGAAGCAGCAGAAGATGATGAACCTTCTCttaatgaagatgatgatgatgatgagttggaTGATCTTGACCAAGAAGAGGATGAGCCTAATACCCAACATTTGGTTCTAGCCTTGTTTGACAAG GTGACTCGGACAAAAAGCAGATGGAAATGCACCCTCAAGGATGGAATAATGCATCTCAACAATAGGGATATTCTTTTTAACAAG GCCACTGGGGAGtttgatttttga